The following coding sequences lie in one Mesorhizobium sp. NZP2298 genomic window:
- a CDS encoding M3 family metallopeptidase, protein MSSTKAVDLAAHPLTAWQGPLGLPDFAHIGDGDFSPVFDAALKAHEAEIDAIAANKDAPTIENTLEALELGGEALDHVSSIFWCRAGAYTNDTIQALERDISPKMSRHFSAISMNEKLFARIDDLYQRRESLGLDAETLRVLEKTWKGFVRSGAKLDAEGKKRLARINEELSSLGTTFGQNVLADERDWALFLDEADLAGLPDFLKSSMAEAAETRGQKGRYAVTLSRSIYEPFTTFSERRDLREIAFRAFTMRGQNGGASDNTSVVRDMLKLRAEKAKLLGYASFAALKLDDTMAKTPKAVHALLDPVWEKALEKAAADQKELERLAAEAGSNEKFAAWDWRFYQEKLRAEKFAFDEAELKPYLQLDRVIDACFDVATKLFGISFEEKKGIAAWHPDARVFVVKNADGSERALFLADYFARPSKRSGAWMSALKSGYKLGQGSKPVIYNIMNFAKPPAGEPALLSVDEAKTLFHEFGHALHGMLTDVTWPSVAGTSVSRDFVELPSQLYEHWLTVPAVLEKHALHVKTGKPMPKALLDKMLATRTFGAGFATVEFTSSALMDMAYHARPDAPAEPLRFEAETLARLDMPDTIAMRHRTPHFGHVFSGDGYSAGYYSYMWSEVLDADAFAAFEETGDPFNPALAERLRKNIYAAGGSKDPEELYTAFRGKMPSPEAMMVKRGLV, encoded by the coding sequence ATGTCCTCCACGAAAGCCGTCGACCTCGCCGCCCATCCGCTGACCGCGTGGCAGGGCCCGCTCGGTCTGCCGGACTTCGCCCATATCGGCGACGGTGATTTTTCCCCCGTCTTCGACGCGGCGCTGAAGGCGCATGAGGCCGAGATCGACGCGATCGCCGCCAACAAGGATGCACCGACCATCGAGAACACGCTTGAAGCGCTGGAGCTGGGCGGCGAGGCGCTCGATCACGTCTCGTCGATCTTCTGGTGCCGGGCCGGCGCCTACACCAACGATACGATCCAGGCGCTGGAGCGCGACATCTCGCCAAAAATGTCCAGGCATTTCTCGGCGATCTCGATGAACGAGAAGCTTTTCGCCCGCATCGACGACCTCTACCAGCGCCGCGAGAGCCTCGGGCTCGACGCCGAGACCTTGCGGGTGCTGGAGAAGACCTGGAAGGGTTTTGTCCGCTCCGGCGCCAAGCTCGATGCCGAGGGCAAGAAGCGGCTGGCCAGGATCAATGAAGAACTGTCGTCCCTCGGCACGACTTTCGGCCAGAACGTGCTGGCAGACGAGCGCGACTGGGCGCTGTTCCTCGACGAGGCCGATCTTGCCGGCCTGCCGGATTTCCTGAAGAGTTCGATGGCCGAGGCCGCCGAGACGCGCGGCCAGAAAGGCCGCTACGCCGTCACTTTGTCGCGCTCGATCTACGAGCCGTTCACGACCTTCTCGGAACGCCGCGACCTGCGCGAGATCGCCTTCCGCGCCTTCACCATGCGCGGCCAGAATGGTGGCGCCAGCGACAACACATCCGTGGTGCGCGACATGCTGAAGCTGCGCGCCGAAAAGGCGAAACTGCTCGGCTACGCCTCCTTCGCCGCACTGAAGCTAGACGACACCATGGCCAAGACGCCGAAGGCGGTGCACGCGCTGCTCGATCCGGTATGGGAAAAGGCGCTGGAAAAGGCCGCCGCCGACCAGAAGGAACTGGAACGGCTGGCGGCGGAAGCCGGCAGCAATGAAAAATTCGCCGCCTGGGACTGGCGTTTCTACCAGGAGAAGCTGCGCGCGGAAAAATTCGCTTTCGACGAGGCGGAACTGAAGCCCTACCTCCAGCTCGACCGCGTCATCGACGCCTGCTTCGACGTGGCGACCAAACTGTTCGGCATCAGCTTCGAGGAGAAGAAAGGCATTGCCGCCTGGCATCCCGATGCACGCGTCTTCGTGGTGAAGAATGCCGATGGCAGCGAGCGTGCCCTGTTCCTTGCCGACTATTTCGCGCGGCCCTCGAAGCGGTCCGGCGCCTGGATGAGCGCGCTGAAGTCCGGCTACAAGCTTGGCCAAGGCTCGAAGCCGGTGATCTACAACATCATGAACTTCGCAAAGCCGCCGGCCGGCGAACCGGCACTGCTGTCGGTCGACGAGGCGAAGACGCTGTTCCATGAATTCGGCCATGCGCTGCATGGCATGCTGACCGACGTCACCTGGCCGTCGGTCGCGGGCACTTCGGTCAGCCGCGATTTCGTAGAGCTGCCTTCGCAGCTCTACGAGCATTGGCTGACGGTGCCGGCGGTGCTGGAAAAGCACGCCCTGCATGTCAAGACAGGCAAGCCGATGCCGAAGGCACTGCTCGACAAGATGCTGGCCACGCGCACGTTCGGGGCCGGCTTCGCCACGGTCGAATTCACGTCTTCCGCCTTGATGGACATGGCCTATCACGCCCGGCCCGATGCCCCGGCGGAGCCGCTTCGTTTCGAAGCCGAAACGCTCGCCAGGCTTGACATGCCCGACACCATTGCCATGCGCCACCGCACCCCGCATTTCGGCCATGTCTTCTCGGGCGACGGCTATTCGGCCGGCTACTATTCCTACATGTGGTCGGAAGTGCTGGACGCCGATGCCTTCGCCGCCTTCGAGGAGACCGGCGATCCCTTCAACCCGGCGCTGGCCGAGCGGCTGAGGAAGAACATCTACGCCGCCGGCGGTTCCAAGGACCCGGAAGAGCTCTACACGGCCTTCCGCGGCAAGATGCCTTCGCCCGAGGCGATGATGGTGAAGCGGGGGCTGGTGTAA
- a CDS encoding nuclear transport factor 2 family protein, producing the protein MNGVVRQAMNVRSIVFTAAALLVAIIAARADDGAIISRWYAALLVADRTELADLLADDVRIKLDDLGIVQSKEEFIASLDEWKGAVAGAAIRHRIEKNEGGVTTVIACYDFPNNDMLMQETFAVTDNRISASSQAAIAENCEGY; encoded by the coding sequence ATGAACGGGGTGGTGCGCCAGGCGATGAACGTCCGGTCGATCGTTTTCACGGCGGCCGCACTGCTGGTGGCAATTATCGCCGCCCGCGCCGATGACGGCGCCATCATCAGCCGCTGGTATGCGGCGCTGCTGGTCGCCGACCGTACCGAACTCGCCGACCTGCTTGCCGACGATGTCCGCATCAAGCTCGATGACCTCGGCATCGTTCAAAGCAAGGAGGAGTTCATCGCCTCGCTCGACGAATGGAAAGGCGCGGTAGCGGGTGCCGCGATCCGCCACCGGATCGAGAAGAACGAGGGCGGTGTCACCACGGTGATCGCCTGCTACGACTTCCCCAACAACGACATGCTGATGCAGGAGACCTTCGCGGTGACAGACAACCGCATATCCGCCAGTTCGCAAGCGGCAATCGCCGAAAACTGCGAAGGCTATTGA
- a CDS encoding carbonic anhydrase: MPHLPDHLLAGYRNFMNGRYLTESGRYRELAREGQAPETMIVACCDSRSAPEAIFDAGPGELFVLRNVGNLVPPYEPDGEFHSTSAALEFAVQSLKVKNIVVMGHGRCGGIRAALDPNSAPLSPGDFIGKWMSLIAPAAETVSSSTFMTATERQTALERISIRYSIANLRTFPCVSILEGKGRLSLHGAWFDISTGELWVMNKDTGDFERPVLE; encoded by the coding sequence ATGCCTCACCTTCCCGACCACCTCCTAGCCGGCTACCGCAATTTCATGAATGGCCGCTACCTCACCGAGAGCGGCCGCTATCGCGAGCTCGCCCGAGAGGGGCAGGCCCCCGAGACGATGATCGTCGCCTGCTGCGATTCCCGCTCGGCCCCCGAAGCGATCTTCGACGCCGGGCCGGGCGAACTCTTCGTGCTGCGCAATGTCGGCAATCTGGTGCCGCCCTACGAGCCGGATGGCGAGTTCCACTCGACCTCGGCCGCGCTCGAATTCGCGGTGCAGAGCCTCAAGGTCAAGAACATCGTCGTCATGGGCCACGGCCGCTGCGGCGGCATCCGCGCCGCGCTCGACCCCAATTCCGCGCCGCTGTCCCCCGGCGACTTCATCGGCAAGTGGATGAGCCTGATCGCGCCGGCCGCCGAGACCGTTTCCTCCAGCACCTTCATGACGGCGACGGAGCGTCAGACCGCGCTCGAGCGCATCTCGATCCGCTATTCCATCGCCAACCTCAGGACCTTTCCTTGCGTCTCGATCCTCGAGGGCAAGGGCCGGCTGTCGCTGCACGGGGCCTGGTTCGACATTTCGACCGGTGAGCTCTGGGTGATGAACAAGGACACCGGCGATTTCGAGCGGCCGGTGCTGGAATGA
- a CDS encoding DUF429 domain-containing protein encodes MTSTGVVLVGADGCKAGWIAVRREHGSTPRNPGSTPRNPGSAPQVEVFASFAALLKASPDNAIVAVDMPIGLPEFSSKGGRGPEALVRPLLGARQSSVFSIPSRAALYADTSDFITVEAWYAAHRKASEVARATSDPPRGVSIQAFGIFSKIREIDTLLIARPDLRGRVFESHPEVAFCRLNGDQAMQLPKKIKGSVNPAGMAERKALLCRHGYEMSFLDQPPPRGAAADDFLDAAVMMLIAGRIASGSAKPFPNPPLADGFGIPVAIWA; translated from the coding sequence GTGACTTCGACCGGGGTCGTGCTCGTCGGCGCCGATGGCTGCAAGGCCGGCTGGATCGCCGTGCGGCGCGAGCACGGTTCGACACCTCGTAACCCTGGTTCGACACCTCGTAACCCCGGTTCGGCGCCCCAAGTCGAGGTGTTCGCCAGCTTCGCCGCATTGCTCAAGGCAAGCCCGGACAATGCGATTGTCGCCGTCGACATGCCGATCGGCCTGCCCGAATTTTCCAGCAAAGGCGGGCGCGGACCGGAAGCGCTGGTCAGGCCACTGCTCGGGGCACGCCAGTCCAGCGTCTTTTCGATCCCGTCCCGCGCCGCGCTCTACGCCGACACGAGCGATTTCATCACCGTCGAAGCTTGGTATGCCGCGCATCGCAAGGCAAGCGAGGTGGCCAGGGCCACATCCGACCCGCCGCGCGGCGTTTCCATCCAGGCCTTCGGCATTTTCTCGAAAATCCGCGAGATCGATACTTTGCTGATCGCGCGGCCGGATCTGCGCGGCCGCGTCTTCGAATCGCATCCCGAAGTCGCCTTCTGCCGCTTGAATGGCGATCAGGCCATGCAATTGCCGAAGAAGATCAAGGGCAGCGTCAATCCGGCCGGCATGGCGGAGCGCAAGGCGCTGCTGTGCCGGCACGGTTATGAGATGAGCTTTCTCGACCAGCCGCCGCCGCGCGGGGCGGCCGCGGACGATTTCCTCGACGCGGCTGTCATGATGCTGATCGCCGGCCGCATCGCCAGCGGCAGCGCGAAGCCATTTCCCAACCCGCCGCTCGCTGACGGTTTTGGCATACCGGTCGCCATCTGGGCATGA
- the pdxY gene encoding pyridoxal kinase PdxY, translating to MSAEKPDAPRAVIVISSHVARGSVGNRAAVFALETLGFPVWAVPTVILPWHPGHGRATRIVPPLDQFKALMADLERAPWLGEVGAVLSGYLGEAGQAEAVASLVAAVKARTPDAVYICDPVMGDSGGLYVPESTAAAMRDRLMPIANIATPNRYELEWMAGVPLPDLKSVISAALHAGPSTMLVTSAQSMMSGGTGNLLLDGTQALLAEHRLIDKPPNGLGDLTAAVYLARILSGQPPIKALQSTTAAVYEILARTAKRGGDELQLETDAQSLSHPMAMVQLRHLTHPGRDRRA from the coding sequence ATGAGTGCCGAGAAACCCGACGCGCCGCGCGCGGTCATCGTCATTTCCAGCCATGTCGCACGCGGTTCGGTCGGCAATCGTGCCGCCGTCTTCGCACTGGAGACGCTGGGCTTTCCGGTCTGGGCGGTGCCGACGGTCATCCTGCCCTGGCATCCCGGCCATGGGCGGGCGACGCGCATCGTGCCGCCACTCGACCAGTTCAAGGCACTGATGGCCGATCTCGAGCGCGCGCCATGGCTGGGAGAGGTCGGCGCCGTGCTGTCGGGCTATCTGGGCGAGGCCGGCCAGGCCGAGGCCGTCGCCTCGCTGGTTGCCGCGGTCAAGGCCAGGACGCCGGACGCCGTCTATATCTGCGATCCGGTGATGGGCGATTCCGGCGGCCTCTATGTGCCCGAGTCCACCGCTGCCGCCATGCGCGACCGGCTGATGCCGATCGCCAACATCGCCACGCCCAATCGCTATGAGCTCGAATGGATGGCCGGCGTTCCCTTGCCCGATCTGAAATCGGTGATTTCGGCGGCACTCCATGCCGGACCGTCGACCATGCTGGTCACCTCGGCACAGTCGATGATGTCAGGCGGTACCGGCAATCTGCTGCTCGACGGCACCCAGGCCCTGCTTGCCGAGCACCGCCTGATCGACAAGCCGCCGAACGGCCTGGGCGACCTGACGGCGGCCGTCTACCTCGCCCGCATCCTTTCCGGCCAGCCGCCGATCAAGGCGCTGCAGTCGACCACGGCGGCGGTCTACGAGATCCTGGCGCGCACCGCCAAACGGGGCGGCGACGAGCTGCAGCTCGAGACCGACGCCCAGAGCCTGTCGCACCCGATGGCCATGGTGCAGCTGCGTCACCTCACGCATCCGGGGCGGGACCGCCGGGCGTGA
- a CDS encoding LemA family protein: MLAQRLARPSTFRTLPAFLMMAIVLPLLAGCGYNTIPTAEENAKAAWSEVLNQYQRRADLIPNLVETVKGYASHEKDTLDAVVEARAKATQITVTPDTLKDPEALKKFQDAQAGLTSALSRLIAVSEAYPDLKANQNFLALQAQLEGTENRIAVARRDYIQAVRDYNLTLKTFPSVLWATFWFRGNEPFANFTVDEDKMQPPKVDFGTKQGG; the protein is encoded by the coding sequence ATGCTTGCCCAGCGCCTTGCCCGACCATCGACATTCCGCACGCTGCCCGCCTTCCTGATGATGGCAATCGTGCTGCCGCTGCTTGCCGGCTGCGGCTACAACACGATCCCGACGGCGGAGGAAAACGCCAAGGCGGCATGGAGCGAGGTGCTGAACCAGTATCAGCGCCGCGCCGATCTCATCCCCAATCTGGTCGAGACGGTCAAAGGCTATGCCTCGCATGAGAAGGACACGCTCGACGCTGTCGTCGAGGCCCGCGCCAAGGCGACGCAGATCACGGTGACGCCGGATACGCTGAAGGATCCCGAAGCCCTCAAGAAATTCCAGGATGCCCAGGCCGGGCTGACCAGCGCGCTGTCGCGGCTGATCGCGGTGTCGGAGGCCTACCCCGACCTCAAGGCCAACCAGAATTTCCTGGCGCTGCAGGCACAGCTCGAAGGTACGGAGAATCGCATCGCAGTGGCGCGGCGCGACTACATCCAGGCGGTCAGGGACTATAATCTGACGCTGAAGACCTTCCCGTCCGTGCTCTGGGCCACCTTCTGGTTCCGCGGCAACGAGCCCTTCGCCAATTTCACCGTCGACGAAGACAAGATGCAGCCGCCGAAGGTCGATTTCGGCACGAAGCAGGGCGGGTGA
- a CDS encoding TPM domain-containing protein, protein MLFILVLPFAAFAADLPALTGRVVDNAGIIDASTKAALTQKLADFETKGSDQIVVATIPSLDGEEIEPYANRLFRFWKLGQAKENNGVLLLVAPNDRKMRIEVGYGLEGTLTDLHTKLIIENDMVPAFRAGDFSGGISKAVDDMVMVLEGNPEELEARGKRNQEAPFNSDDLFFAIFISIWAIIFFGSIAASILPPIFGQKLGPGRYRWLGMTFEPGRRSSSRGGWSSGSSGGGWSSGGGGFSGGGGSSGGGGSSGSW, encoded by the coding sequence ATGCTCTTCATCCTGGTGCTTCCGTTCGCGGCCTTCGCGGCGGACCTGCCGGCGCTCACGGGCCGCGTTGTCGACAATGCGGGCATCATCGATGCCTCGACCAAGGCGGCGCTGACGCAAAAACTCGCCGACTTCGAGACAAAGGGTTCCGACCAGATCGTCGTCGCCACCATTCCCAGCCTGGACGGCGAGGAGATCGAACCCTACGCCAACCGGCTGTTCCGCTTCTGGAAGCTCGGCCAGGCCAAGGAGAACAACGGCGTCCTGCTGCTGGTCGCGCCGAACGATCGCAAGATGCGCATCGAGGTCGGCTACGGGCTGGAAGGCACGCTGACCGACCTGCACACCAAGCTGATCATCGAAAACGACATGGTGCCGGCGTTCCGTGCCGGCGACTTCTCGGGTGGCATCTCCAAGGCCGTCGACGACATGGTCATGGTGCTGGAAGGCAATCCTGAGGAGCTCGAAGCACGCGGCAAGCGCAACCAGGAGGCGCCGTTCAATTCCGACGACCTGTTCTTCGCTATCTTCATCAGCATCTGGGCGATCATCTTCTTCGGCAGTATCGCCGCCTCCATCCTGCCGCCGATCTTTGGCCAGAAGCTCGGGCCAGGACGCTATCGCTGGCTTGGCATGACCTTCGAACCCGGACGGCGCTCCTCATCCCGGGGCGGCTGGTCCTCGGGAAGTTCCGGCGGCGGCTGGTCTTCGGGTGGCGGTGGCTTTTCCGGCGGCGGCGGTTCGTCCGGCGGTGGTGGCTCCTCGGGAAGCTGGTGA
- a CDS encoding TPM domain-containing protein: MTTRTIGTPRPGFLSPAIHAVLTALALLLSCLAAFAADLPALTGRVVDNAGIIDASTKAALTQKLADFETKGSDQIVVATIPSLDGEEIEPYANRLFRFWKLGQAKENNGVLLLVAPNDRKMRIEVGYGLEGTLTDLHTKLIIENDMVPAFRAGDFSGGISKAVDDMVMVLEGNPEELEARGKRNPADSSAPIDPIVAVFLILWATLFFGGLAMAFLPPMFGTKLSPGVYRWLGMTFRYGRGPSGSSSGSRGWTTGSSGGGWSSGSSSSGWSSGSSSGGGFSGGGGSSGGGGSSGSW, from the coding sequence ATGACGACACGCACCATCGGCACGCCGAGGCCTGGTTTCCTTAGCCCGGCGATCCACGCTGTCCTGACGGCTCTGGCGTTGCTGCTGTCCTGCTTGGCGGCCTTCGCGGCGGACCTGCCGGCGCTCACGGGCCGCGTTGTCGACAATGCGGGCATCATCGATGCCTCGACCAAGGCGGCGCTGACGCAAAAACTCGCCGACTTCGAGACAAAGGGTTCCGACCAGATCGTCGTCGCAACCATTCCCAGCCTGGACGGCGAGGAGATCGAACCCTACGCCAACCGGCTGTTCCGCTTCTGGAAGCTCGGCCAGGCCAAGGAGAACAACGGCGTCCTGCTGCTGGTCGCGCCGAACGATCGCAAGATGCGCATCGAGGTCGGCTACGGGCTGGAAGGCACGCTGACCGACCTGCACACCAAGCTGATCATCGAAAACGACATGGTGCCGGCGTTCCGTGCCGGCGACTTCTCGGGTGGCATCTCCAAGGCCGTCGACGACATGGTCATGGTGCTGGAAGGCAATCCTGAGGAGCTCGAAGCACGCGGCAAGCGCAATCCCGCCGACAGCAGTGCCCCCATCGATCCCATCGTCGCGGTGTTCCTGATCCTGTGGGCGACGCTGTTCTTCGGCGGCCTGGCCATGGCATTCCTGCCGCCGATGTTCGGCACGAAACTGTCGCCGGGCGTGTATAGATGGCTGGGCATGACGTTTCGTTACGGCCGGGGGCCAAGCGGATCATCCTCGGGCTCCAGGGGCTGGACAACGGGTTCGTCAGGCGGCGGCTGGTCGTCGGGAAGCTCCAGCAGTGGCTGGTCGTCCGGGTCGAGCAGCGGCGGCGGGTTTTCGGGCGGCGGTGGCTCGTCCGGTGGTGGCGGTTCTTCAGGAAGCTGGTGA
- a CDS encoding TPM domain-containing protein: MATRPISPQDHERIADAIRAAEARTDGEIYCVIARASDGYFAPAALMATLGMLVVSLAVAYGLEAWWLTIRLPHFVIAELLALVCVLALLWALPGLRIHMVPRRLRYRAAHDNAIKQFLARNVHRTTARTGVLIFVSIAERYAEVVADSGIDAKVGQHVWDGVVRDLTAHAGDDRLADGFVKSIEQVGAVLAEHFPVTSLDTNELDDHLVEI; this comes from the coding sequence ATGGCAACACGACCGATCAGCCCGCAGGATCATGAGCGCATTGCCGATGCGATCCGCGCCGCCGAGGCCAGAACCGATGGCGAGATCTACTGCGTCATCGCGCGCGCCAGCGACGGCTATTTCGCCCCCGCCGCCCTGATGGCGACGCTTGGCATGCTGGTCGTCAGCCTTGCTGTCGCCTATGGCCTCGAGGCATGGTGGCTGACCATCCGCCTGCCGCATTTCGTCATCGCCGAGCTTTTGGCGCTTGTCTGCGTGCTGGCCCTGCTGTGGGCATTGCCCGGCCTGCGCATCCATATGGTGCCGCGGCGGCTGCGCTATCGCGCGGCGCACGACAATGCGATCAAGCAGTTCCTCGCCCGCAACGTCCACCGCACCACGGCGCGCACCGGCGTGCTGATCTTCGTCTCGATCGCCGAACGTTATGCCGAGGTGGTCGCCGATTCGGGCATCGACGCCAAGGTCGGCCAGCATGTCTGGGATGGTGTGGTGCGCGATCTCACGGCGCACGCCGGCGACGACCGGCTTGCCGACGGTTTTGTCAAGTCGATAGAACAGGTGGGCGCGGTGCTGGCCGAGCATTTCCCGGTCACTTCGCTCGATACCAATGAGCTGGACGACCATCTGGTCGAAATCTGA